The genomic segment TATATTGCCCGGCCAGTTATAAGATTTCAAACAATCAATAGCCTCCCTTGAAATGCCCTCCGAGTAGATATTATATTTTTTACATATTTTTACCCTTAATGCATTAGACAATTCATCAATGTCTTCTACTCTTTCTCTTAATGAGGGTAATTTTAAATGCATAACATCCAACCTATAATACAAATCTTCTCTAAACTTTCCATCTTTAATTAACTGTTCTAATGACTTATTAGTTGACGCAATAATTCTTATGTCAACTTTGATAGCATCATTCCCGCCAACCCTCACTAATTCTTTTTCTTGAATAACTCTTAGGAGTTTAACTTGCATATTCATAGGCATATCACCAATTTCATCTAATAAGACTGTCCCGCCATTTGCATGTTCAAACTTACCTTTCTTACCTGATCTTTTAGCACCAGTAAAAGCGCCTTCTTCATAACCAAACATTTCCGACTCAAAAAGCTGTGCTGGAATAGCTCCACAATTAATTTTTATAAAAGGCTTTTGGCATCTTCTACTAGCATTATGAATGGAGTGCGCGAAGAGTTCTTTACCCGTTCCACTTTCACCAGTAATTAAAACGTTTGAATCTATCTTAGCTACTCTTCTGGCGAGTTTCATTACCTCGCGGCTTTTAACACTATTGCCTATAATGTTTTCAAAAGTATATATTGCTTTTTGATCTGTGCTTATTTCATTTTTACAATATTCAGCATCTTTTTGTGAATTGTTTATCTTATTACTTAATATTTTAAAATTGTCTAAATCTTTAAACATTATTTTCCCAATGGCCCCTACAATTTTACCATCTTTCTTTATAGGAACTCTTATCGAAATTATCTTATGTCCATTAGTTTCTTGAATTTCTCCAAACTCTTGTTTACCACTCTTCGCTATTATATGTAATTTTGTATTTTCTATAACATCAGTTACATGTTTTCCCTCTGGATTTTTGCAATTAATAAATTCTTTATATTCATCGCTCATCATAGTTATTATTCCATTTTGATCTACTACAACCACACATTCTTTTACAGCATTAAAAATTGTATTCAAAATATTTTCGTCTATTCTTCCATTTCTTTGTGAATTCATTAATATCTTATTTTCCGTTTTTTTACTAAATATTTGGAGTGCACCTATGACTTCGCCATTTTGGGTTATTACTTTACGGGTTATAATAAATTTACCCTCTTTTATATTTAATTGTTCTTCTCTATTTTCAATTATACTTAATAATTCACCATAAGGAAATATTTTTAAAATATGTTTCCCTATGCTACTTTCTGCATTAACCTTCAACATTTTTTCAGCAGCATTATTAATGATTTTTATGATGCCTTTCTTATCTATAACAATAACGCCTTCATTAATAGTGCATATAACCTGGTTATAATAATCATTAA from the Clostridium sp. CM027 genome contains:
- a CDS encoding sigma-54-dependent Fis family transcriptional regulator, coding for MGTINDYYNQVICTINEGVIVIDKKGIIKIINNAAEKMLKVNAESSIGKHILKIFPYGELLSIIENREEQLNIKEGKFIITRKVITQNGEVIGALQIFSKKTENKILMNSQRNGRIDENILNTIFNAVKECVVVVDQNGIITMMSDEYKEFINCKNPEGKHVTDVIENTKLHIIAKSGKQEFGEIQETNGHKIISIRVPIKKDGKIVGAIGKIMFKDLDNFKILSNKINNSQKDAEYCKNEISTDQKAIYTFENIIGNSVKSREVMKLARRVAKIDSNVLITGESGTGKELFAHSIHNASRRCQKPFIKINCGAIPAQLFESEMFGYEEGAFTGAKRSGKKGKFEHANGGTVLLDEIGDMPMNMQVKLLRVIQEKELVRVGGNDAIKVDIRIIASTNKSLEQLIKDGKFREDLYYRLDVMHLKLPSLRERVEDIDELSNALRVKICKKYNIYSEGISREAIDCLKSYNWPGNIRQLENVIERAINLLDTDISIMPIHFPEKIINGKLKKYSLENNYLKDVVETIEQDLIMECIKKTGGNKKETAKILGLSRAGLYKKLNRYNLMKLANLQ